The sequence GATTGCAGTCTTGTTGCCAGCGCTCtcggtttggtaataataataaccgtgatatttgttaagcaattgctatgtgccaaacactgtactaaacactggggtagatacaagatcatcaggtacaGTCCTCTTCTAGATcataagcttgctgtggccagggaatatgcctgtttattgttatagcatactctgccaagcacttagtatggtgctctgcacatagtaagtgctcaataagtgcaattgactgactgacaggtaaAGGGAGCCAGATAATACAGTTTATTCTGTGGTTTTCGTTAAGCTATTTTATGTCTCCGATCACATAGAGTGTTTCAAACTATACTAGGCAACAATTGCACAATATGAAGTGACAGGTTAATAGAGCCCTCTAGTTGAAAATGACAACAGCCGCACGAGGCTCGTGACGGTGAACCTCTCCTCAGAAATTAGTAGCAGATAAGTTGAAAGAAGAAAATTTACCTGACCTTTTCCTCAATCCGGAGTAGTCCCAAAATACTTCCTCAGCAGCAATATAGTAATACTTTCGGTTTCCGTTATAGCTGCGGATGTACCAGGAAGCGATGGTGTCCGGATTGCGGAGTGTGTTTGGGTTTGCCCTGGAATCATTTTCATAAGGGTTATCGTAGGCCACGTATTGAATCTCAGCCAGATCTTCATCGCTGTTCTGGATCTCCAGCCCTGGAACATATtcaatgtaatccccattttccttggTCAGCCCCACTATAACCTCCGGCTTCatctgcctgggagtcagcgtGTCACCGGGTTCAGCTGGCAGAGACAAAGGGGTCTCGCTTTGGTTCAGGTTAGTGAGTGTTTGAGTGGGCTCAGGAGGAAGAAGCCGGCCAAGATCTGGCAACTCGGACACCTGATCCAGGGGCAAAGTCGTCCGTTCGAAATACGGCGTCGTCCGTTCAGAATGCGGTGTCAGGAGCCTCTGGTGACCGTCCCGCTCGGGATCCCACGTGGGCGAGGTCCGGTCAGAAGAGGACGACGGGGTCGTCTGGCCGTGACCCGGCGGTCCGGTGACCGTCTGGCGGTCAGACGGGTGAGATGGCCATTGGGAATGCAGTAGTGTCGATGTCGGATAGAGATCTGGCAGTCGGGGGCCCAGCGGAGAGGCTGTCTCGTTGAAACGGGGAGATGGTGGGGACGGCTGGTTAAAAGCCGGCCCTGGGGATGTCGGGATGGGGTCCTGCAACGAGACATTTTGAtcgagaggcagaggcaggggctcgTGGCTGGGGCCCAGTGAAGGAGACATGTGATCGAAGCTCAGCGGCTGGAGTGACTGATTGACAGTCAACAGCGGGGATGTTGGACTGACAGCCGGGGAAGGGCTTGTCCAGTTGGACTCATTGAGCGAGGAGGTGCGATTAGCTGGGTCAGGTGAAAATGAGCCATTTGGCTTACTTCCATGTAGAGGATTAAAGCCCCTTGGAGACATTGCAAAATGGGAAACTGATTTATCAATTTTCTTTCTTCGGGTCTTAATGAAAGCCATCGCTGGCCTTAATGGGGTGTTCACACCATCCGCTCCCTGATTCGGGAGTTTGGGCTTGGCTCTCTTTATTTTTTGCCTGTGTTCTGCAAGCTTCTGATGGCTCACTGGTGTACCCTGTTTGTTAGCCAAATGGATGCGCTCTCTCCAAGACTCAGAGGCAAACCAGGGGCCTTTTGGGACCTTGTTGAATGACGTGCCTTCATTTGTACGTTTAATGTTTTCTAAGCCCTCTTTCTCAGAGCCCAGATTCCAGTTCTCAATGGGCATCTTAGATGGGTCCTTCCGCCCTGAGAGGAACTGATGACCGGGAGGTTGTCTTCTTGCTCCTGGAGTGACACTGCTGAGTAACGAAGAATCTTCCGAAGGGACACCCTCCGGAGAGCTACCCGAGGCTATTTCTGATTGAGGGAGAGGGCGTCTTTCTGACCCCTCGCCACCTTTCTCCACTAAACTCAAATTATCGGAAACTTGGGACATAGCCCTTGCTTGACTGCCTTCCTCCTCGGCAACTTCCTGGCTCATTCCTTCCCCATCGGGAaacaatcccatctccttcacatCTGAAGCTGGGATGCCTTCGAGTTGGTCAGAAGGGAGTACGGAATTCTCCGCTACAGAGCGTTGTACGATGGAATGCCCGCCTGCTCCCTGGAGATGCTCCGGAAGATTCCCGGCTGTCGGGATGGCGGGGTCAGGGGAGGTGGTCTGAGGTTCTGACAGGTCTTCTGTCAGGAAGCTCTCAATTTTACGTGGCGGCGAAGGGTCTGACGCATTAGCTTCTCCGGTACTCTGCGTACTGGGATCCAGACTATCATTTAGAGCAAGAGCTGTAAGATTCGGGAGCAGCTCTAATTCTGGAGCCACTCCTCTATTTTTGAAGGATCTTAGTCCTAGTTCTAAAGCCAGGGCATCTTGATAATCAAAAAAATCCTTGTCGGGTAAAGGGTCTTCTGAGTTACCATCAGGAGAGACGGGGTCGGTGAAGTCAGACTTAAGAGTCTTCTTTATTGAATCAAATATGATTTCCTCATAATCATAATTGGAGTAATCTCTTATACATTTGACATCCCGGAATTTGAGCCCTATGCTTTCATCTCTCTTCGCTGACCCCATGGAGGTCACCATCCAGGTCCCTGGAAAACCATGAAGAAAACTTGGGTTGCAGAAGACTGAATGCCATCGGGATCTGTCTGATCATTTGGATCAGccctttctttcccatctcccaccccctctggACACTGCCGATGCTCCTTCCAAGTAGGAGAGCAGCTACAAGGAAAAACAGGAACAGTAGGGCAAGGGAGTAATTGAGACATGGGAGTTAAAGGTCCCCCttccaaacaaaagaaaaacacctTCTGTACAGCCGCTGTCTAAACAGCATAATCTAGCAGAGAGGACTCGATAGATGTGTGAACTTTCATTCTGTGCACGGACCAGGCCAAAAGAGAGAAGGTTTTTTTGGCGGGGGTTgaggcttgggaggggacaggcttCAGAGAGCTAGTAGGTCAGAAaaccaccattttgggtcttttcataattatggtatttgttaagggcttactccgtGGCAAGCACCACACAGAtgtcaggggtagatacaagatcattaggttggatacagtccctgtcccacttgggactgacGGTCTAAGCTCCAATGGGAAACTCAGGTTTCGTTAGAGATCTGAGATGAGCAAATGAGGGAGTCCAACTCAAAAAGTGGTGGGAGTCTATCACCCCCTACGATCCCCCACGAAGTGGGGCCCTGTGGACCTCAAGAACATAGTCTGCGTCCAGCATACCTTCTGTGAACTATTGGACAGACCATCATCTGATGTACTCGAAGAGTATACTGATTATATAACTATCAGAAGGTTgcatcgtggtctagtggatagagcatgggcctgtaaatcagaaggacctgggttctaatcccggctccaccgcttatctgctgtgtgactttgggcaagtcacttcactgctctgggcctcagttacctcatctgtgaaatggggattaaggctgtgagccccatgtgggacatgaacctgtccaacctgattaactcatacctacctctgcgcttaggaaagtgcctggcacttctggactgtgaacccgttgttgggtagggattgtctctatttgtcaccaaattgtactttccaagcgcttagtacagtgctctgcacacagtaagtactcaataaatacgaatgaatgaattaacatagtgcttaacaagtatcataaaaaagtgTCTTCCAAACTGCCAAGAAAGCTGTGTTAAGCTGTTGTGAGGCagccctataatcaatcaattcattgtatttattgagcaattactgtgtgcagagcactgtactaagctcttgggagagtacaatataaccataaaacaggcacattccctgaggaACAATAGTCACTAAACAAAATGGCCCAGTGAAGCCTTTCTACTTACCAACATTGTCCATTGGAACGGTAACGGATTTTCCACTCATGGGGAAGAGAGTCAGGACATCTTCTGGCCTCCCTTCGTACCAAAAGGAGTGTCCGGTGAAGTGAACGGTGACAATCGTGTTCTGGGAGCCTATGCTGCAGAAGTTCCACTGGACGACGTCGTCGAAGCAAAATCCCAGGATTGGAAGGCTCTCGGGCACAAAGCCATTAatggctgaaatcaatcaatcaatggtatttgttgagcgcttactatgtgcagagcaccttactaagagcttgggagagtacaatacaacagaattagcagacaggttccctgctcacaacgagcttacagtccagagaaagaAAAGTCTGAAAGAAAAAGGAACGCAGGTTGCCAAACCACCCATCTTTCAGCAGCCCTGAAATAGTCACCCCACTCACCGGACCCTCCAAGAAGCAATGAGCAAAGGCTTCAGTGACGCTCTTCGTACCCGACCCCCGAACTTCAGccaaaaggatcaatcaatcaatcaatcgtatttattgagcgcttactgtgtgcagagcactgtactaagcccttgggaagtacaagttggcaacatatagagacagtccctacctaacagtgggctcacagtctaaaagggggagacagagaacaaaaccaaacatactaacaaaataaaataaatagaatagatatgtacaagtaaaatagagtaataaatatgtagaaggatGGATTCTAGCAGCCCTGTTCTCATGCTACTCATAGAGGACTGGAAGGAATCTCGAGCAATAAttgtcccacctccttcctctccgccttcgACAAGGGCCATAGTGAATTCCTACCATCTGAGTGAAAAATCTCAAGAACGAACGGGGCATCTACTTACTGCTCATGACGTTCGACTCATAAAACCTGGGATCGTCTCGTTTGACGCTGGCGGGGTCTTGGCAAAATTTGTTGATGTTGTCCTCGATGTACCAACTGTTGTTCTCATCGAAGACAGCAAACACGACTTGCTGCTCAATATCCGCTTTCATCTGAAAGTCAATGGCCGGGTCGTATTACAGAGGCGTTATTTTAAAAGTAGGCTCGCATGATACCAAAACGGACCTCTCCCCAGAATTGAAAGGGTATCTCTTTTTAGGTATTTGGAGTCCCAAGTTTTGGTTCATTGGAATAGGATATTTTAAACCTCCCAAtccctgagaagtagcgtggcctaggggaaaaagcacaggcttgggagtcagaggacctgggttctaatcctggctctgccacttgcctactgtgtgccctgggcataacctctctgggcctgagtttcctcaactgtaaaaatggggatttgatatctgtttccTCGCCTgcttagtctctgagccccatgggggacagggactttgacctgatcaaattgtatctaccccagtgcttgacacacagtaagtgcttaacaaagcattATAATTAAGAATTTCAGGTACAAACAGGTCCACCCATACATAAACTACAAAAGTTCCAATTTCCAAATCTCAATTACCAGAATTTATCGCATGCACTCGTGGAAAAAATTCTGGGAAATTGTTTGAAGCAGCTTtgcactgtggatagagcataggtctggaactcagaaggtcatggattctaatcctggctccgcctcttgtctgcttgtgaccttgggcaagtcacttcacctctctgtgcctcagttaccccatctgtaaaatggggattaagactgtgagccccacatgagacagggaccatgtccaacccgatttgcttgtatccaccctagcatttagtacagggccgggcacatagtaagtgctgaacaaataccataattattataattattattatgttgtagaGCTCTGCATATCCAAATAAGGATGGACAGGATTCTAGCCCAATCTGCTCTCTGATTCAGGAGCTATTTCTTGACTGAATGAACGTTTACCCTCTCTGCAGGGTTACTGCCAGAATGCAGTACCTGCATGCCCCGTTTGTCCAGGGACCGGCCCTTGCAGATCAGAAGGAGCCCGATCAGGCCAGAGGCGATATCCCTGGTGACATCCACCGCGCTGTAATAAGGTCTTGTGATGCACTGTACATCCTTCTCGGAAGGTTCGTCGGACTCCAAGATGTTCCACTGATAGGTGTAGATTTCACCCGGCTGCACTGCTCTGCTCAGGGTGCTGTTGCCTGAAGgataatttatcatcatcatcaatcgtatttattgagtgcttactatgtgcagagcactgtactaagcgcttgggaagtacaaattggcaacatacagagacagtccctacccaacagtgggctcacagtctaaaagggggagacagagaacaaaaccaaacatactaacaaaataaaataaatagaatagatatgtacaagtaaaatggagtaataaatatgtacaaacatatatacatatatacaggtgctgtggggaagggaaggaggtaagatgggggggatggagagggggacgagggggagaggaaggaaggggctcagtctgggaaggcctcctggaggaggtgagctctcagcagggccttgaagggaggaagagagctagcttggcggatgggcagagggagggcattccgggcccgggggttgacgtgggccgggggtcgatggcgggacaggcgagaacgaggtacggtgaggagattagcggcagaggagcggagggtgcgggctgggctgtagaaggagagaagggaggtgaggtaggagggggcgaggtgatggacagccttgaagcccagggtgaggagtttctgcctgattattATTCATGATGGCTTTTCTGTATGGTGGAAAACATTTCTGGCAAGCGGCTTATCCGAGCCTTCTGGTTAAGCCAGGCCAGGGTATGCGGTCCTGCAACCCTGGGAATTCTGCCACGTTTCACCCAGTCATCCCAGGGCGTGGCGGCTGGCCTGTCCAAATACCACGTGAAGGAAAACTTACGTGGCTCTTACTCCCCGCACACTCCCCGACCCGGTTCTTCTGACAGCACGTCGGGCTGAACTCAAATGTTCACGATAGCATTCCTTTCTTCTGCTGTTGCATTCCCTTCCAAAACTCCTATTGAAAACCCGGGTTCTGACAGAACTGACTGACCCTACTCtgatcagttggatttattgagcactaactgtgtgcacagcactgtactaagcgcttggaagagtatggtagaacaattccctgcccacaacaagattagtcTGAACATAAGTGCCCTTTGCTAGCTGCACTTTGGCCATTCATTTAGGTGGAACAAATCGCTTTCAGTTGACTCTGGGGAAGTTTTGGTCTCATttatgacttgacgcctgtccacatgttttgttttgttgtctctctcccccatctagactgtgagcccgttgtcgggtagggactgtctctatatgttgccgacttgtacttcccaagcgcttagtacagtgctgtgcacacagtaagcactcaataaatacgattgaatgaatgaatttaagttgagaagcagcatggcatagtggacagagcatgggcctgggaatcagaaggtcatgggttctaatcccagttctgctacttgtgtgctgtatgacactgggcaagtcacttggcttctctgggcctgttacctcaactgtaaaatgggtattgagactgtgagtcccatctgggacagggactctgtctaatcggacttgcttgtattcaccccggcgcttaatgcagtgcctggcacatagtaagcacttaacagatatcataataattcatcatcatcatcaatcgtatttattgagcgcttactatgtgcagagcactgtactaagctcttgggaagtacaaattggcaacatgtagagacagtccctacccaacagtgggctcacagtctaaaagggggagacagagaacaaaaccaaacatactaacaaaataaaataaatagaatagatatgtacaaataaaataaataaatagagtaaaaaaatatgtacaaacatatatacatatatacaggtgctgtggggaagggaaggaggtaagatggggggatggagagggggacgagggggagaggaaggaaggggctcagtctgggaaggcctcctggaggaggtgagctctcagcagggccttgaagggaggaagagattattattattattattattatagttaagttTGGAgaggatgatcatcatcatcaatcgtatttattgagcgcttactatgtgcagagcactgtactaagcgcttgggaagtacaaattggaccaCTAAGGGAGGTGTCTCCAactgccctcccaccctcttGGGCAAAGAGCGCATTTCCCGCTCAGCCAGAGACCAGTGCAGACACACTCTGCTTGCTGAGCGGCTCCTGGTGAAAAGCTAGGACATTTGCTTGATTACACTTTGAGTGTGGCGGAGGCAGGCTACAGTGTGCCACTACTCCAGGCCTCTCAAAGGGCagagatcaatcattggtatttattgagcgcttaggtgcACACAGTTgccagacacgatccctgcccttgaggagctcacagtagaataatggaggagcttacagtctaccaagtTCCCCAAGTCGATCCCTGGTCGTCTCTTGCTTGCCATCACTGCTCACCAATCCTCCCCTGGGTCCCTCCCGGAATGCTTGCTCAccattctgtctgtctgtctgtctctctccttcctccctctcatgTTTGGGATTTGCAGCTCTTCAGTTCCTGCAGCTTGTTCTGCCCTGCCAAAACCCTGGCCATGCTCACCTGCGCCTAAATCGTCTCTGGCTTTGAGTAGTGCAGGCCGCCAATGTGCTCTTGAACTGGGGATAGTAGGGCCACCTCACCCGCCATTGGGTTCACCTAACTCCCTGAGAGGGGATCCAAAGAATAATCGGGTTTTGTGGTTTGTTCGAAGTAAGCAAAGATTCAGACCTGAGGTATCCCCAGGATAGGACGCTCCTTCTTCTCTCTTGGAAAGTGATACCCCATGAGGGTAGATGCTATAGGGGCGGCTGGCCAGGTTCTTGAACACGACCTACAGGGATGAAAAATCGGAGACCACCGAAGTTCAGCATCAGGCACGCTCGATCCAGACCCCTGGCTGTGAAAATGCCCTTAAAATGAACCATTCTCTGTAAAAAGTGTTGTCAACCTTGTATGGAAAAACCAGAAATCTTCCAGTGTGCCATTTCATCAGGTGGCCAGTGTctgtatgtcattcattcaatcacttatttagcgcttactgtgtgcagaacactatactaagtgcttgcacaatacagcaattaacAGTCATATTccatgctcataatgagcttatagtctagaggaggagaacttTTCTCAATTACTCCCACTGCTGCAGTGTTCCCCCTAATCTCGCTCATCGTCACTCTTTCAGCCTCTCCAACCCTCTCtagccccccccacccacctcctcatgcTCTCTCactaccaatcaattgtatttatcgagcactttctatgtgcagagcactgtactaagccctcgggagagtacagtataacagaattggaagacacattctctgcccacaactttgAAGTGAGGCCGgcagctggggagaggagcgggaaCTCTGGGATTGGAGGGGaataaaggggaggaaggggaaagggaaaggtgtGTCGATTTTTGTTGCCTTTCATCACTTTTCAACCAGTTGTTTTAAAGCAGTCATTTGGGAAAAATCTGGACCGGACCTTTGCTTCTCAATCTGCCCCCTTGGTCACTTACTTTGATTGTATCTCTGACCTGGGCTCTGATAATAGGGCCCAAGATTCCAGTTTCCAGGAGTTTGCTAGCCTCTCGACGCTTGGTGAAGGAGGCATCCTGATACTCTTTGTAGACGACCTTCTTGTATATCTTCCCGATTTGGTTGGAGAAATTGTCCAAGTGCCGAGATTTatattttctcaaaaaaaaaagcaatgaacaaattagtcaatcatatttattgaatgcttactgtgtgcagagcactgtactaagtgcttgggagagtacgtaatagacacagtccctgcccgcaatgagcttgtaACACTTCCTCCTCGGGAGCCTCTGAAAACCCAAAAAAAAACTCCTGAGTTGAAGCCCTGTTGTTAGGACACCTACAGAGACACACACTCCCTGAAACaacagtgactttcccagagcgGCCACAGAGCCTGGAGAGTAACTCTGTGCTctcttttttttcaaaataataataactgtagtattttgtaagcacttactatgtgccaagcactgtactgagtgctgaagtagatacaagatgatcaggttggatgcagtccctatctcacatagggctcactagtTTTTTACAGCcatgaagcaactttcccaagctcatacagcagacaggtggcagaggcagaattagaacccaggaccttggaccccaggcctgggctccttccaccaggccaggctgcttctcaagctgcttctTTTTAGCCTGAAGGGCTTCCCCATCTCCTAGCCAGAGCTGGGTTAATTTAGGGGTTGTAGCGGGCCAAGGAGCCCCCCACTTCTGCATCGACTGTTCAGGGGTTGCAACCCCAAACAAACCCACTGCTAGAACAGGTGATACCTGAAAGAATATGAAATTATAAATCAATATCTTTAACTTTTTTGGGCTCCAATATCTTCTGACTTTTTGATGGAAACCAAACACATTTTTATTCCGAAGGCTCGCTGACAAAATTTTGTGTAGTTTGTGATTCCACCTACTTGTCTATGTTCCCTGGGATGACAGGTGCATAATCCCACATTACTTCCTCAGC comes from Tachyglossus aculeatus isolate mTacAcu1 chromosome 16, mTacAcu1.pri, whole genome shotgun sequence and encodes:
- the LOC119938175 gene encoding coagulation factor V-like; translation: MAWGWPGLWALVVFFSSWPPGQRHRAEAAGLRDYYIAAQAVDWTYSPPQPEALRLNRSEPVFKKIVYREYDADFKKEKPRSSISGLLGPTLYAEVGDTLNIHFKNMVNKSLSIHPQGIAYSKLSEGALYADRTTPFEKMDDAVLPGQQFTYVWKITEGIGPTEADPPCLTQIYYSHENVILDFNSGLVGALLICKEGSLTERGIPNIFDKQQVLMFAVFDESKSWQQRSALMYTINGYANGTLPDIQACAQDHISWHLIGMSSGPELFSVHFSGQVLEHQGHKLSTFNLVGSTAFTANMTVSHEGRWMISSLIPLHMQAGMYGYLNIKPCQKQSRSNKKISRDQRRQIKDWEYFIAAEEVMWDYAPVIPGNIDKKYKSRHLDNFSNQIGKIYKKVVYKEYQDASFTKRREASKLLETGILGPIIRAQVRDTIKVVFKNLASRPYSIYPHGVSLSKREEGASYPGDTSGNSTLSRAVQPGEIYTYQWNILESDEPSEKDVQCITRPYYSAVDVTRDIASGLIGLLLICKGRSLDKRGMQMKADIEQQVVFAVFDENNSWYIEDNINKFCQDPASVKRDDPRFYESNVMSTINGFVPESLPILGFCFDDVVQWNFCSIGSQNTIVTVHFTGHSFWYEGRPEDVLTLFPMSGKSVTVPMDNVGTWMVTSMGSAKRDESIGLKFRDVKCIRDYSNYDYEEIIFDSIKKTLKSDFTDPVSPDGNSEDPLPDKDFFDYQDALALELGLRSFKNRGVAPELELLPNLTALALNDSLDPSTQSTGEANASDPSPPRKIESFLTEDLSEPQTTSPDPAIPTAGNLPEHLQGAGGHSIVQRSVAENSVLPSDQLEGIPASDVKEMGLFPDGEGMSQEVAEEEGSQARAMSQVSDNLSLVEKGGEGSERRPLPQSEIASGSSPEGVPSEDSSLLSSVTPGARRQPPGHQFLSGRKDPSKMPIENWNLGSEKEGLENIKRTNEGTSFNKVPKGPWFASESWRERIHLANKQGTPVSHQKLAEHRQKIKRAKPKLPNQGADGVNTPLRPAMAFIKTRRKKIDKSVSHFAMSPRGFNPLHGSKPNGSFSPDPANRTSSLNESNWTSPSPAVSPTSPLLTVNQSLQPLSFDHMSPSLGPSHEPLPLPLDQNVSLQDPIPTSPGPAFNQPSPPSPRFNETASPLGPRLPDLYPTSTLLHSQWPSHPSDRQTVTGPPGHGQTTPSSSSDRTSPTWDPERDGHQRLLTPHSERTTPYFERTTLPLDQVSELPDLGRLLPPEPTQTLTNLNQSETPLSLPAEPGDTLTPRQMKPEVIVGLTKENGDYIEYVPGLEIQNSDEDLAEIQYVAYDNPYENDSRANPNTLRNPDTIASWYIRSYNGNRKYYYIAAEEVFWDYSGLRKSETKMGHSGSIAGNNVYKKVIFRSYLDSTFTTPDPRGEDEEHLGILGPVIRAEVDDVIQVRFKNLASRPYSLHAHGLSYEKSSEGKSYEDESPEWFKNDSAVQPNSSYTYVWHATEKSGPENEGLACRIWAYYSAVNPEKDIQSGLIGPLLVCHKGTLHKKSNQPVDTREFVLLFMIFDEEKSWYFDKKSKRTTLEKSSVQTSHKFHAINGLVSYLPGLRMYEGEVVHWHLLNMGGSQDLHVVHFHGQTLLERGKQDHRLGVYPLLPGSFRTLQMTAEKPGFWLLDTSVGDSQKGGMQTIFHIIDKGCKMPMGLGTGAILDSQISASEYHSNWEPKLARLNKSGSYNAWSTEMSTSDTPWIQIDLQREVVLTGIQTQGAKHYLKSYFTTEFYLTYSTDKRRWNTFKGKSTLKQQSFDGNSDASTIKENKIDPPIVAKYVRIYPTLYYRRPTLRLELLGCEVLGCSMPLGMESKKIAKAQITASSFKTSWWGTAWEPSFARLNEQGRVNAWQAKSNNNNQWLQIDLLQTMKITAITTQGSKSLNQEMYVETYTVFYSDQGSQWKPYTENLSSMPKIFIGNVNTNGHVKNYFNPPIFSRFIRIIPKSWNDSIALRLELFGCDLY